One Streptomyces fagopyri DNA window includes the following coding sequences:
- a CDS encoding response regulator transcription factor, giving the protein MTRVLLAEDDASISEPLARALRREGYEVEVREDGPTALDAGMQGGVDLVVLDLGLPGMDGLEVARRLRAEGHAVPILILTARADEVDTVVGLDAGADDYVTKPFRLAELLARVRALLRRGAAEPQQPPATHGVRIDVESHRAWMGDEELQLTAKEFDLLRVLVRDAGRVVTRDQLMREVWDTTWWSSTKTLDMHISWLRKKLGDDAANPRYIATVRGVGFRFEKS; this is encoded by the coding sequence ATGACCCGTGTACTGCTCGCCGAGGACGACGCGTCCATCTCGGAGCCGCTGGCCCGTGCCCTGCGCCGGGAGGGTTACGAGGTCGAAGTGCGCGAGGACGGACCCACCGCGCTCGACGCAGGAATGCAGGGCGGCGTCGATCTGGTCGTCCTGGACCTGGGGCTGCCCGGAATGGACGGCCTGGAAGTGGCCCGCCGCCTCCGTGCCGAAGGCCACGCCGTCCCCATCCTCATCCTGACCGCGCGCGCCGACGAGGTGGACACCGTCGTCGGTCTCGACGCGGGCGCCGACGACTACGTGACCAAGCCGTTCCGTCTCGCCGAACTGCTCGCCCGCGTCCGGGCGCTCCTGCGGCGCGGGGCCGCGGAGCCCCAGCAGCCGCCCGCCACGCACGGGGTGCGGATCGACGTCGAGTCGCACCGTGCGTGGATGGGTGACGAGGAACTCCAGCTCACGGCCAAGGAGTTCGACCTGCTGAGGGTGCTGGTGCGGGACGCGGGGCGGGTCGTCACCCGGGACCAGCTCATGCGCGAGGTCTGGGACACCACATGGTGGTCGTCCACCAAGACCCTCGACATGCACATCTCCTGGCTGCGCAAGAAGCTCGGTGACGACGCGGCGAACCCTCGGTACATCGCGACGGTACGGGGTGTCGGTTTCCGCTTCGAGAAGAGCTGA
- a CDS encoding ATP-binding protein has product MRRRLIQSTLAVVLVVIAVFGVSLVIVETRTISNSAQERVDSEALRLASIVDSRILGEEHINAEILKNQVAENRYAVIRVPGQAPVELGIEPTGDVIHSTAKGEEGETVVVEEPRSAVTREVGRTLLIIAAVALLAIIAAVLLAVRQANRLASPLTDLAETAERLGSGDPRPRHKRYGVPELDRVADVLDGSAERIARMLTAERRLAADASHQLRTPLTALSMRLEEITLTDDPDIVKEEATIALTQVERLTDVVERLLTNARDPRTGSAVSFDLDEVIKQQLEEWRPAYRSAGRAIVSSGKRHLRAVGTPGAVAQVLAALIENSLMHGGGTVALRTRVTGNQAVVEVTDEGPGVPTDLGARIFERTISGRNSTGIGLAVARDLAEADGGRLEMLQAQPPVFGLFLSRTPLKRPPLVDDEEPTVR; this is encoded by the coding sequence GTGCGTCGCCGCCTCATCCAGTCCACCCTCGCCGTAGTCCTCGTGGTGATCGCCGTCTTCGGCGTCTCCCTCGTGATCGTCGAGACCCGCACCATCAGCAACAGCGCCCAGGAACGCGTGGACTCCGAGGCCCTGCGCCTCGCCAGCATCGTGGACAGCCGCATCCTCGGCGAGGAACACATCAACGCCGAGATCCTCAAGAACCAGGTCGCGGAGAACCGCTACGCGGTGATCCGCGTCCCCGGCCAGGCCCCCGTCGAGCTGGGGATCGAGCCCACCGGCGACGTCATCCACTCCACGGCCAAGGGCGAGGAGGGCGAGACGGTCGTCGTCGAGGAGCCCCGCTCGGCCGTGACCCGCGAGGTCGGCCGCACGCTCCTGATCATCGCGGCGGTCGCCCTGCTCGCGATCATCGCCGCCGTCCTGCTCGCCGTACGCCAGGCCAACCGCCTGGCCTCCCCGCTCACCGACCTCGCGGAGACCGCCGAGCGGCTCGGCTCCGGCGACCCACGCCCCCGCCACAAGCGCTACGGCGTCCCGGAGCTGGACCGTGTCGCGGACGTCCTGGACGGCAGCGCGGAGCGCATCGCGCGCATGCTGACCGCCGAGCGCCGCCTGGCCGCCGACGCCTCCCACCAGCTCCGTACGCCCCTCACCGCCCTGTCGATGCGGCTGGAGGAAATCACCCTCACGGATGATCCGGACATCGTGAAGGAGGAGGCGACGATCGCGCTCACCCAGGTCGAGCGGCTCACGGACGTCGTGGAGCGGCTGCTGACCAACGCCCGCGACCCCCGTACGGGCTCCGCCGTCTCCTTCGACCTCGACGAGGTCATCAAGCAGCAGCTGGAGGAGTGGCGGCCGGCCTACCGCAGCGCGGGCCGTGCCATCGTCAGCTCGGGCAAGCGGCACCTGCGGGCGGTCGGTACCCCGGGCGCGGTCGCCCAGGTACTGGCGGCGCTCATCGAGAACTCGCTCATGCACGGCGGCGGCACCGTCGCCCTGCGGACCCGCGTCACCGGCAACCAGGCCGTCGTCGAGGTCACGGACGAGGGCCCCGGGGTGCCCACCGACCTGGGCGCCCGCATCTTCGAGCGCACGATCAGCGGCCGCAACTCCACCGGTATCGGTCTCGCGGTCGCCCGTGACCTCGCGGAGGCCGACGGGGGCCGTCTGGAGATGCTCCAGGCGCAGCCGCCGGTCTTCGGCCTGTTCCTGTCGCGTACGCCGCTGAAACGGCCGCCACTGGTGGACGACGAGGAACCCACGGTCCGGTAG
- a CDS encoding GtrA family protein: MGSASSGLRTRPRGAVRRRFDQLLREVAKFGAVGGAGLLVNLVTFNLVRHATGLQVVRASVIATIVAIVFNYVGFRYFTYRDRDRGGRTREMTLFVLFSAVGLVIENGVLYVATYGFGWDSQLQSNVFKFVGIGVATLFRFWSYRTWVFRTLPDEEPSAEEPAAGQPEPEAVLRTRDVVDAAKARARHERARAN, encoded by the coding sequence ATGGGCAGTGCTTCTTCGGGGCTTCGCACGAGGCCTCGCGGCGCGGTTCGCCGCCGGTTCGACCAGCTCCTGCGTGAGGTCGCCAAGTTCGGCGCGGTCGGCGGAGCGGGCCTGCTCGTCAACCTGGTGACCTTCAACCTGGTCCGGCACGCGACCGGTCTGCAGGTCGTACGGGCCAGCGTCATCGCCACGATCGTCGCCATCGTCTTCAACTACGTCGGGTTCCGCTACTTCACCTACCGGGACCGCGACCGCGGCGGCCGTACCCGGGAGATGACCCTCTTCGTGCTGTTCAGCGCGGTGGGACTGGTCATCGAGAACGGCGTCCTGTACGTGGCGACGTACGGCTTCGGCTGGGACAGCCAGCTCCAGAGCAACGTCTTCAAGTTCGTCGGCATCGGCGTCGCGACCCTGTTCCGCTTCTGGTCGTACCGCACGTGGGTGTTCCGCACCCTGCCGGATGAGGAGCCCTCCGCCGAGGAGCCCGCGGCCGGGCAGCCCGAACCCGAGGCGGTGCTGCGGACCCGGGACGTCGTCGACGCCGCGAAGGCGCGGGCCCGCCACGAGCGGGCGCGGGCCAACTAG
- a CDS encoding 5-(carboxyamino)imidazole ribonucleotide synthase: protein MTFPVVGMVGGGQLARMTHEAGIPLGIRFKLLSDTPQESAAQVVGDVVIGDYRDLDTLRDFARGCDVITFDHEHVPGEHLRALEADGVPVRPGPDALVHAQDKGVMRAKLDALGVPCPRHRIVSDADDVAAFAAEGLAPGAEGDGFPVILKTVRGGYDGKGVWFVRSLEEAAEPFRAGVPVLAEEKVDFVRELAANVVRSPHGQAVAYPVVESQQVGGVCDTVIAPAPGISDELALRAEELALRIAKELGVVGHLAVELFEIREPDGTPGILVNELAMRPHNSGHWSQDGAITSQFANHVRAVLDLPLGDPRPRARWTVMVNVLGGDYPDMYSAYLHCMARDPQLKIHMYGKDVKPGRKVGHVNTYGDDLDDVLDRARHAAGYLRGTITE, encoded by the coding sequence GTGACATTCCCGGTAGTCGGCATGGTCGGCGGGGGTCAGCTCGCTCGTATGACGCACGAGGCTGGCATCCCGCTCGGCATCAGGTTCAAGCTCCTCAGTGACACCCCCCAGGAGTCCGCGGCGCAGGTGGTGGGCGATGTCGTCATCGGCGACTATCGCGACCTCGACACGCTGCGCGACTTCGCGCGGGGCTGCGACGTGATCACCTTCGATCACGAACACGTACCCGGCGAGCATCTGCGCGCCCTGGAGGCGGACGGCGTTCCCGTCCGCCCGGGACCTGACGCGCTCGTGCACGCCCAGGACAAGGGTGTGATGCGCGCGAAGCTCGACGCGCTCGGCGTGCCCTGCCCGCGGCACCGGATCGTGAGCGACGCCGACGACGTCGCCGCGTTCGCGGCCGAGGGCCTCGCGCCCGGCGCCGAGGGCGACGGCTTCCCGGTGATCCTGAAGACCGTCCGCGGCGGCTACGACGGCAAGGGCGTCTGGTTCGTACGCTCCCTGGAGGAGGCGGCCGAACCCTTCCGCGCCGGCGTCCCCGTGCTGGCCGAGGAGAAGGTCGACTTCGTACGGGAACTGGCGGCGAACGTCGTCCGCTCACCGCACGGTCAGGCGGTCGCGTACCCGGTCGTCGAGTCCCAGCAGGTCGGCGGCGTCTGCGACACGGTGATCGCCCCCGCGCCCGGGATCTCGGACGAGCTGGCCCTCAGGGCCGAGGAGCTCGCCCTGCGCATCGCGAAGGAACTCGGCGTCGTGGGCCACCTGGCCGTCGAACTGTTCGAGATCCGCGAACCCGACGGGACGCCCGGCATCCTCGTCAACGAACTGGCCATGCGCCCGCACAACTCCGGCCACTGGAGCCAGGACGGCGCGATCACCTCCCAGTTCGCCAACCACGTCCGCGCGGTCCTCGACCTGCCCCTCGGCGACCCGCGTCCGCGCGCCCGGTGGACGGTCATGGTCAACGTCCTCGGCGGCGACTACCCGGACATGTACTCCGCGTACCTGCACTGCATGGCCCGCGATCCCCAGCTGAAGATCCACATGTACGGCAAGGACGTGAAGCCCGGCCGCAAGGTCGGCCACGTCAACACCTACGGCGACGACCTGGACGACGTCCTCGATCGCGCCCGCCACGCAGCCGGTTACCTGAGAGGCACGATCACCGAATGA
- the purE gene encoding 5-(carboxyamino)imidazole ribonucleotide mutase, translating into MSPVVGIVMGSDSDWPVMEAAAQALDEFEIPYEVDVVSAHRMPHEMIAYGEQAAGRGLKAIIAGAGGAAHLPGMLASVTPLPVIGVPVPLKYLDGMDSLLSIVQMPAGVPVATVSVGGARNAGLLAARILAAHDEELLTRMRDFQQELNDQATEKGKRLRAKVEGAAGGFGFGK; encoded by the coding sequence ATGAGCCCAGTTGTAGGCATCGTCATGGGGTCGGACTCCGACTGGCCCGTCATGGAGGCCGCCGCCCAGGCCCTCGACGAGTTCGAGATCCCCTACGAGGTCGACGTCGTCTCCGCGCACCGGATGCCGCACGAGATGATCGCGTACGGCGAGCAGGCCGCGGGGCGTGGGCTCAAGGCGATCATCGCGGGTGCCGGCGGCGCCGCCCACCTGCCCGGCATGCTCGCCTCGGTCACCCCGCTGCCCGTCATCGGCGTACCGGTCCCGCTGAAGTACCTCGACGGCATGGACTCGCTGCTGTCGATCGTGCAGATGCCGGCCGGCGTCCCCGTCGCGACCGTCTCCGTCGGCGGCGCGCGCAACGCGGGTCTGCTGGCTGCCCGGATCCTCGCCGCGCACGACGAGGAACTCCTCACCCGTATGCGGGACTTCCAGCAGGAGCTGAACGACCAGGCCACCGAGAAGGGCAAACGGCTGCGGGCCAAGGTCGAGGGCGCCGCCGGCGGCTTCGGCTTCGGGAAGTGA
- a CDS encoding dipeptidase: MTSLDEARDLLREFPVVDGHNDLPWALREQVRYDLGARDIAGDQSAHLHTDLARLRAGGVGAQYWSVYVRSDLPDPLTMTLEQIDCVRQLIDRHPADLRAALTAADMTAARAEGRIASLMGAEGGHSIDNSLGALRGLYALGVRYMTLTHNDNIAWADSATDVPAAGGLSAFGREVVREMNLEGMLVDLSHVAVTTMRDALDTSAAPVIFSHSSSRAVCDHPRNIPDDVLERLPANGGVAMVTFVPKFVLQAAVDWTAAADENMRAHGLHHLDTTPEGMKVHRAFEESHPRPVATVSTVADHLDHMREVAGVDHLGIGGDYDGTAFTPEGLDDVSGYPNLIAELLTRGWSRADLAKLTWQNAVRVLGAAEDVARDLRTTRGPSNATLRQLDG; this comes from the coding sequence ATGACCTCCCTCGACGAAGCCCGGGACCTGCTGCGGGAGTTCCCCGTGGTCGACGGGCACAACGACCTCCCGTGGGCACTGCGCGAGCAGGTCCGCTACGACCTCGGCGCCCGTGACATCGCCGGCGACCAGAGCGCCCATCTCCACACCGACCTGGCGCGACTGCGCGCGGGCGGCGTCGGCGCGCAGTACTGGTCGGTGTACGTCCGCTCGGACCTGCCCGACCCGCTCACCATGACGCTCGAACAGATCGACTGCGTACGGCAGTTGATCGACCGTCACCCGGCGGACCTGCGCGCCGCGCTGACGGCGGCGGACATGACGGCGGCGCGGGCCGAGGGCCGTATCGCCTCCCTCATGGGCGCGGAGGGCGGTCACTCCATCGACAACTCCCTCGGCGCGCTGCGGGGGTTGTACGCGCTGGGCGTGCGCTACATGACGCTCACCCACAACGACAACATCGCGTGGGCGGACTCGGCCACGGACGTCCCCGCCGCCGGCGGCCTGTCGGCCTTCGGCCGTGAGGTCGTGCGGGAGATGAACCTCGAGGGCATGCTGGTCGACCTCTCGCACGTCGCCGTGACGACCATGCGGGACGCGCTGGACACCTCGGCCGCCCCGGTGATCTTCTCGCACTCCTCCTCGCGCGCGGTCTGCGACCACCCGCGCAACATCCCGGACGACGTCCTGGAGCGGCTGCCCGCCAACGGGGGCGTGGCGATGGTGACCTTCGTACCGAAGTTCGTGCTCCAGGCGGCGGTCGACTGGACGGCCGCGGCCGACGAGAACATGCGCGCGCACGGCCTCCACCACCTCGACACCACCCCCGAGGGGATGAAGGTCCACCGTGCCTTCGAGGAGTCCCACCCGCGGCCCGTCGCCACGGTGTCGACGGTGGCGGACCACCTCGACCACATGCGCGAGGTCGCGGGCGTCGACCACCTCGGCATCGGCGGCGACTACGACGGCACGGCGTTCACGCCCGAGGGCCTCGACGACGTCTCCGGCTATCCGAACCTGATCGCGGAGCTGCTCACCCGCGGCTGGTCCCGCGCCGACCTCGCCAAGCTGACCTGGCAGAACGCGGTACGGGTGCTGGGCGCGGCCGAGGACGTGGCCCGCGACCTGCGGACGACGCGCGGTCCGTCGAACGCGACACTGCGACAGCTGGACGGCTGA
- a CDS encoding dipeptidase, with protein MADLQEELHPTPEVAELDRPAVWAGAGPESGPADLDVPESAPAAARTGVPDADPLERARSFLAGHPVADGYSGLPWALRHLPWYDLEVGESAVDTDVPRLREGRVGALFWSLHLPEGLAGDRAVGATLEQLDLVRTVVQAHPEGLRMAHTASEVNDARHCGRVAVLLGPAGAAALGDSLGILRALRSLGLRVLTLAGASWASQAGLTRFGEEVLREMNRLGVIADLSGTSDATIARTLAASKAPVLFTRSAARALRPHPANLSDDVLAGLGAAKGVCLVPLTAEQAGPTVRDVADHLDHVRAVAGPECVGVSGTYDSGAAHPQDLADASCYPNLIAELFARGWSEADLALLTWENVQRVVRTADFTARAAQQRREPSTARIAELDG; from the coding sequence ATGGCAGACCTGCAGGAAGAACTGCACCCCACCCCCGAGGTGGCGGAGCTCGACCGGCCCGCCGTGTGGGCGGGGGCCGGGCCGGAGTCCGGGCCGGCGGACCTGGACGTCCCGGAGTCCGCGCCGGCGGCGGCGCGGACGGGCGTCCCGGACGCCGATCCCCTGGAACGGGCGCGCAGCTTCCTCGCCGGTCATCCCGTCGCCGACGGCTACAGCGGTCTGCCCTGGGCGCTGCGACACCTGCCCTGGTACGACCTGGAGGTGGGCGAGAGCGCCGTGGACACGGACGTCCCCCGGCTGCGGGAGGGGCGTGTCGGCGCTCTGTTCTGGTCGCTGCACCTGCCCGAGGGGCTGGCCGGGGACCGGGCCGTCGGGGCCACCCTGGAGCAGCTGGACCTGGTGCGCACGGTGGTCCAGGCCCACCCGGAGGGGCTGCGGATGGCGCACACCGCCTCCGAGGTCAACGACGCCCGGCACTGCGGCCGGGTAGCCGTCCTGCTGGGTCCCGCCGGCGCCGCCGCGCTCGGCGACTCGCTCGGCATCCTGCGGGCCCTGCGCTCGCTCGGCCTGCGGGTCCTCACCCTCGCGGGCGCCTCCTGGGCGAGCCAGGCGGGTCTGACCAGGTTCGGCGAGGAGGTGCTGCGCGAGATGAACCGGCTGGGCGTGATCGCCGACCTCTCCGGGACCTCGGACGCCACCATCGCCCGTACCCTGGCGGCCTCCAAGGCCCCGGTCCTGTTCACCCGCTCCGCGGCCCGCGCGCTGCGTCCCCACCCGGCGAACCTCTCCGACGACGTGCTCGCCGGCCTGGGCGCGGCGAAGGGGGTGTGTCTCGTCCCGCTCACCGCCGAGCAGGCGGGCCCGACCGTCCGGGACGTCGCCGACCACCTCGACCACGTCAGGGCCGTCGCGGGCCCGGAGTGCGTCGGCGTCTCGGGGACGTACGACTCCGGGGCCGCGCACCCGCAGGACCTCGCCGACGCGTCGTGCTACCCGAACCTGATCGCCGAACTCTTCGCCCGTGGCTGGTCCGAGGCCGACCTCGCCCTGCTGACCTGGGAAAATGTTCAACGCGTCGTGCGCACCGCGGACTTCACGGCACGGGCGGCCCAGCAGCGCCGCGAGCCGTCCACGGCCAGGATCGCCGAACTGGACGGCTGA
- a CDS encoding VOC family protein has product MALAELGAVVLDCPDPRALAGFYAEVLGGTVESGEGGGQDADWVDLTVPGGRSLAFQAAPGHVPPRWPAPEGSQQFHLDLTVDDLDAAEKGVLALGARPLDTEDRSRSWRVYADPAGHPFCLCAC; this is encoded by the coding sequence ATGGCTCTCGCCGAGCTCGGCGCCGTCGTCCTGGACTGTCCCGACCCGCGCGCGCTGGCCGGGTTCTACGCCGAGGTGCTGGGCGGCACCGTGGAATCCGGGGAGGGAGGCGGGCAGGACGCGGACTGGGTGGATCTGACGGTGCCCGGCGGACGGTCGCTGGCGTTCCAGGCCGCCCCCGGGCACGTACCGCCCCGGTGGCCGGCGCCCGAGGGCTCGCAGCAGTTCCACCTGGACCTGACCGTCGACGACCTGGACGCGGCGGAGAAGGGCGTGCTCGCGCTCGGCGCGCGGCCGTTGGACACCGAGGACCGCTCGCGGAGCTGGCGCGTCTACGCCGACCCCGCGGGACACCCCTTCTGCCTCTGCGCCTGCTGA
- a CDS encoding CGNR zinc finger domain-containing protein, with the protein MNDRAPAPGGLALIQSLVNTLDLESGADRLDTAEGRAAFGLPEGGTEAARELRESLRAVCLAHADHPPHRTVTPLGELLAGAPLRLTVDGRDGGAGFTPAVTLVPAVTSASATAPPAGTPSPAAGAPLAARVAAAIAESLVDGTWARLKACEAPTCHWAYYDRSPAGRGRWCSMAVCGARAKMRRYRAK; encoded by the coding sequence ATGAACGACCGCGCACCCGCGCCGGGGGGACTGGCCCTGATCCAGTCCCTGGTGAACACCCTCGACCTCGAATCCGGCGCGGACCGGCTGGACACCGCCGAGGGCCGGGCGGCGTTCGGCCTCCCGGAGGGCGGGACGGAGGCGGCCCGCGAACTGCGCGAGTCGCTGCGCGCGGTGTGCCTCGCGCACGCGGACCATCCCCCGCACCGGACGGTCACCCCGCTCGGCGAGCTGCTGGCCGGGGCGCCCCTCCGCCTCACGGTCGACGGCCGGGACGGCGGCGCGGGCTTCACCCCCGCCGTCACCCTGGTACCGGCCGTCACCTCGGCATCGGCCACCGCCCCGCCCGCCGGCACCCCGTCGCCCGCCGCCGGCGCGCCCCTGGCCGCCCGCGTCGCCGCGGCCATCGCCGAGTCGCTCGTCGACGGCACCTGGGCCCGGCTGAAGGCCTGCGAGGCACCGACCTGCCACTGGGCGTACTACGACCGCTCCCCGGCCGGCCGCGGCCGGTGGTGCTCGATGGCGGTCTGCGGGGCACGCGCCAAGATGCGCCGCTACCGCGCGAAGTAG